In Oryza sativa Japonica Group chromosome 2, ASM3414082v1, the following are encoded in one genomic region:
- the LOC4328913 gene encoding probable protein phosphatase 2C member 13, mitochondrial isoform X1 yields the protein MEDFYDVKLTEIDGQAVSLFGVFDGHGGPRAAEYLKENLFENLLKHPEFLTDTKLAISETYQKTDTDFLESESNAFRDDGSTASTAVLVGGHLYVANVGDSRAVVSKAGKAMALSEDHKPNRSDERKRIENAGGVVIWAGTWRVGGVLAMSRAFGNRLLKPFVVAEPEIQEELVNEDLECLVLASDGLWDVVENEEAVSLAKTEDLPESVARKLTEIAYSRGSADNITCIVVQFHHDKTE from the exons ATGGAGGATTTCTATGATGTAAAGTTAACTGAAATCGATGGACAGGCTGTTAGCCTATTTGGTGTATTTGATG GTCATGGAGGACCACGTGCTGCTGAGTATTTGAAGGAAAATTTGTTCGAAAATCTTCTGAAACACCCTGAGTTCCTGACAGATACAAAGCTTGCCATAA GTGAAACATATCAGAAAACAGATACAGATTTCTTAGAATCAGAATCCAATGCCTTCAGGGATGATGGTTCAACAGCTTCCACTGCAGTTTTGGTGGGTGGCCATCTATATGTAGCAAATGTTGGTGATTCCCGTGCTGTTGTTTCAAAAGCTGGTAAAG CTATGGCACTGTCAGAAGATCACAAACCTAACAGGAGTGATGAGCGGAAGAGAATTGAAAATGCAGGAGGAGTTGTCATTTGGGCTG GTACTTGGAGGGTAGGAGGTGTACTGGCAATGTCGCGTGCATTTGGCAATCGTCTACTGAAGCCATTTGTGGTGGCAGAGCCTGAAATTCAG GAAGAACTTGTCAATGAAGACTTGGAATGCCTCGTTCTTGCTAGCGATGGACTTTGGGATGTCGTGGAAAATGAG GAAGCTGTTTCCCTTGCGAAAACAGAAGACCTGCCTGAGTCGGTGGCTAGGAAACTCACGGAAATAGCCTATTCTCGAGGCAGCGCTGACAACATTACATGCATCGTGGTGCAATTTCACCATGATAAAACTGAATAA
- the LOC4328912 gene encoding cyclic nucleotide-gated ion channel 1 has translation MAFREDKYVRFHDWRSEHSVGSEKTVLEGRHNVFDSLMDRTVGAFSFLGNSSHPETLNKPASEEKKSKTRVLDPQGPFLQRWNKIFVISCLIAVSVDPLFFYIPVIDGDNICLYLDKKLEIIASVLRFFTDIFYLLHIIFQFRTGFIAPSSRVFGRGVLVEDTFAIAKRYLSTYFLIDFLAVLPLPQVLVLVVLPRLQGSSVMTAKNILMVIVICQYVPRLIRIIPLYLQITRSAGIITETAWAGAAFNLLIYMLASHVLGALWYLLSIQREDTCWKDACSRHDGCDSGSLFCGSNAARNNSFLQDFCPTNGTDNADPTFGIYLPALQNVSQSTSFFEKLFYCFWWGLQNLSSLGQNLKTSTYTWENLFAVFVSTSGLVLFALLIGNVQTYLQSASVRIEEMRVKRRDTEQWMAHRLLPDNLKERILRHEQYRWQETRGVDEEGLLSNLPKNLRREIKRHLCLSLLMRVPMFENMDEKLLDAMCDRLKPMLYTEGSCIIREGDPVNEMLFIMRGNLESMTTNGGQTGFFNSNIIKGGDFCGEELLTWALDPTSASNLPSSTRTVKTLSEVEAFALRADDLKFVATQFRRLHSKQLQHTFRFYSQQWRTWAACFIQAAWHRYCRKKLEDTLFEKEKRLQAAIVSDGSSSLSLGAALYASRFAGNMMRILRRNATRKARLQERVPARLLQKPAEPNFFAEDQ, from the exons ATGGCTTTCCGAGAGGACAAATATGTGAG ATTTCATGACTGGAGATCAGAACATTCTGTTGGTTCCGAAAAGACAGTTTTAGAAGGAAGGCATAATGTGTTTGACTCGCTAATGGATAGAACTGTAGGAGCCTTTTCATTCCTAGGGAATTCCTCACATCCTGAAACCCTCAACAAACCAGCTTCTGAGGAAAAGAAGTCCAAAACAAGAGTTCTTGATCCTCAAGGGCCATTCTTGCAGAGATGGAACAAGATATTTGTTATATCATGCCTTATTGCAGTTTCTGTGGACCCGTTATTCTTCTATATTCCAGTGATTGATGGTGACAATATCTGCTTATATCTGGACAAAAAGTTGGAAATCATAGCAAGTGTCCTGCGATTTTTTACAGATATATTCTATTTACTCCATATAATTTTTCAGTTCAGGACAGGCTTTATTGCTCCTTCCTCTAGAGTGTTTGGTCGAGGTGTCTTGGTTGAGGACACCTTTGCAATAGCAAAGCGGTATCTATCAACATATTTTCTGATTGATTTCTTAGCTGTTCTGCCCCTTCCTCAG GTGCTCGTATTGGTAGTTCTACCCCGTCTGCAAGGCTCCTCAGTTATGACggcaaaaaatatattaatggtTATAGTTATTTGTCAATATGTACCTCGGTTGATTCGAATAATACCATTGTACCTTCAAATCACCAGATCGGCTGGTATAATTACAGAGACAGCATGGGCTGGTGCTGCATTTAACCTTTTAATTTATATGCTTGCTAGTCAT GTCCTTGGAGCTCTTTGGTACCTTCTTTCCATTCAACGAGAAGACACCTGTTGGAAAGATGCATGTAGTAGACATGATGGCTGTGATTCGGGATCTTTATTTTGTGGGAGTAATGCAGCTAGAAATAACAGTTTCTTACAAGATTTTTGCCCGACAAATGGAACTGACAATGCAGATCCAACTTTCGGAATTTATCTTCCAGCTCTTCAAAATGTTTCACAATCAACGAGTTTCTTTGAAAAATTGTTTTATTGCTTTTGGTGGGGTCTGCAAAATCTAAG TTCTCTTGGTCAAAATCTTAAGACAAGCACGTATACATGGGAGAATCTATTTGCTGTTTTCGTCTCGACATCAGGTCTAGTTTTGTTTGCACTCCTTATTGGTAATGTGCAG ACCTATCTACAATCTGCCTCTGTGCGTATAGAAGAAATGAGAGTGAAACGGCGTGACACAGAGCAATGGATGGCACATCGATTACTTCCTGATAACCTCAAGGAGCGAATACTGCGTCATGAACAATATAGGTGGCAAGAAACAAGAGGGGTTGATGAAGAGGGCCTTCTTTCAAATCTTCCTAAGAATCTTAGGAGAGAGATAAAGAGGCATCTTTGCCTGTCGCTTCTCATGAGG GTTCCAATGTTTGAAAACATGGATGAGAAGCTCTTGGATGCCATGTGTGATCGTCTAAAGCCCATGCTGTACACAGAAGGCAGCTGCATCATTCGCGAAGGAGACCCAGTGAATGAAATGCTCTTCATCATGAGAGGAAATCTTGAGAGTATGACGACAAATGGTGGACAGACTGGCTTTTTCAACTCCAATATTATCAAAGGTGGAGATTTTTGTGGTGAAGAGCTTCTCACATGGGCACTTGACCCTACTTCAGCTTCAAACCTTCCCAGCTCAACCAGGACTGTGAAAACGCTGTCTGAAGTCGAAGCTTTTGCTTTGAGGGCTGATGACTTGAAGTTTGTAGCCACCCAATTCAGGAGACTCCACAGCAAACAACTCCAGCATACATTTAGATTCTATTCACAGCAATGGAGAACCTGGGCAGCTTGTTTTATACAGGCAGCTTGGCATAGATACTGCAGAAAGAAACTGGAGGATACTTTGTTTGAGAAGGAGAAGAGGTTGCAAGCGGCAATTGTCAGTGATGGTTCGAGTTCGCTCAGTCTTGGTGCGGCGCTATATGCTTCACGTTTTGCTGGTAATATGATGCGGATCTTACGGAGAAATGCCACTCGAAAGGCCCGTTTGCAGGAAAGAGTGCCTGCAAGGTTATTACAGAAGCCTGCAGAACCGAACTTTTTCGCTGAAGATCAGTAA
- the LOC4328913 gene encoding probable protein phosphatase 2C member 13, mitochondrial: MVCFASLRRALPLLLRATTTTTPRFLLPRALSGGVGGGAAVDARALLRGHSGWRGLRVAARMMLDSSDSAAAAGQMQPQQRAAGAVACSAQDGGAAGYASGGWAREDGKLKCGYSSFRGKRATMEDFYDVKLTEIDGQAVSLFGVFDGHGGPRAAEYLKENLFENLLKHPEFLTDTKLAISETYQKTDTDFLESESNAFRDDGSTASTAVLVGGHLYVANVGDSRAVVSKAGKAMALSEDHKPNRSDERKRIENAGGVVIWAGTWRVGGVLAMSRAFGNRLLKPFVVAEPEIQEELVNEDLECLVLASDGLWDVVENEEAVSLAKTEDLPESVARKLTEIAYSRGSADNITCIVVQFHHDKTE, encoded by the exons ATGGTATGCTTCGCTAGCCTGAGGAGGGCTCTGCCTCTGCTGCtgcgcgccaccaccaccaccaccccccgcTTCCTTCTCCCCAGGGCCCTCtccggcggcgttggcggcggggcggcggtggaTGCGCGCGCGCTTCTCCGTGGGCACAGCGGGTGGCGCGGGCTCCGGGTGGCCGCCAGGATGATGCTCGACTCctccgactccgccgccgctgcggggCAGATGCAGCCGCAGCAGCGTGCGGCGGGGGCCGTCGCCTGCAGCGCGCAGGACGGTGGTGCCGCAGGGTACGCCAGCGGCGGGTGGGCGAG AGAAGATGGTAAACTGAAATGTGGATATTCAAGTTTTAGAGGGAAGAGAGCCACCATGGAGGATTTCTATGATGTAAAGTTAACTGAAATCGATGGACAGGCTGTTAGCCTATTTGGTGTATTTGATG GTCATGGAGGACCACGTGCTGCTGAGTATTTGAAGGAAAATTTGTTCGAAAATCTTCTGAAACACCCTGAGTTCCTGACAGATACAAAGCTTGCCATAA GTGAAACATATCAGAAAACAGATACAGATTTCTTAGAATCAGAATCCAATGCCTTCAGGGATGATGGTTCAACAGCTTCCACTGCAGTTTTGGTGGGTGGCCATCTATATGTAGCAAATGTTGGTGATTCCCGTGCTGTTGTTTCAAAAGCTGGTAAAG CTATGGCACTGTCAGAAGATCACAAACCTAACAGGAGTGATGAGCGGAAGAGAATTGAAAATGCAGGAGGAGTTGTCATTTGGGCTG GTACTTGGAGGGTAGGAGGTGTACTGGCAATGTCGCGTGCATTTGGCAATCGTCTACTGAAGCCATTTGTGGTGGCAGAGCCTGAAATTCAG GAAGAACTTGTCAATGAAGACTTGGAATGCCTCGTTCTTGCTAGCGATGGACTTTGGGATGTCGTGGAAAATGAG GAAGCTGTTTCCCTTGCGAAAACAGAAGACCTGCCTGAGTCGGTGGCTAGGAAACTCACGGAAATAGCCTATTCTCGAGGCAGCGCTGACAACATTACATGCATCGTGGTGCAATTTCACCATGATAAAACTGAATAA